From the Lysinibacillus fusiformis genome, the window TCACGAATATTACCTCTATTGTGATAGATATTCAATCAGCGTCCAAGCAAGTTGTCGCAACATTAGAGGATAGCTATCAAAAAGTAGCATTTGGTACGCACCAAATTGATGTAATGGGTGGGGCCTTCCATCATCTAAAAGAGATAATTGAAGCCATTAGTATCAAAGTAGATTCAATGGCGAACTCCATGACGGCTGTTTTAGAGAATACGCACGTTATTAACGCTTCAATTGATACGATTGCCGCTGTATCGGAAGAAACGGCGGCTGGAATTGAACAAGTGACTGCCACAACTGAACAATCTAGCAGTTCCATGGAAAGTGTGGAGGTTAGTGCAAAATTATTAAAAGAGCAAGCGACTACATTAAATGACTTAGTACAACAATTTAAACTTTAGCTGTCCAAAGGAATCACGTCTATGTTCGTGATTCCTTTTGATTTTCCTCATCCAATAAATTCCGCTAAGCTGATTTTCTTTTTTTGAAAATCTGCACGGATATGCTGTAACTCGGCCTCTAACTTTAAGGCACCTGCTTCAATTCCCCTATAAATTACTAGTGGGGGCTGCTCTAAAGCCTTTCTCGCTTGTGAATAATCATAAGATAATAATTTTTTTAGCAACAATAATGTCTTTAGCTTATCTTTTCCTTCCCCAGTAATAGTTAGTTCATAGTACGCTACAGAACTTTCTACTGGCAGCATATCCTCTAAACCAGGTGGAATCAGTACACTTTCAAGGAATAAAATTAGATTGTCATAAGCCATTGAGAAATGCCAACTGCCTGTCCCATGAGTAGCGGTAAAAATAGCTGTATCACCTCTTGTTAAATCCAGACAATAGGGATCGCCTTCATCTGTAGCGATGACTAAATAATCATGTGGCCAATCCACAATCGCCTCATCTGTCACTGGATTATAATTATAGCCATCCTGCCCACGTATTAAATCTCTTGCTCCATAGATCTTTAGATTAATATAATCACCTGTAGCCCATGTGACCCTTTCAATGACATAATGTCTCAAAAAATAAACATACTCTGCTGGCAATGACCATCCACTATCCATAAAATGGCTAATATCCTCTTCGGCTTGATGATGAAAAACCATTGGATAGGCTGATTCCCGCTCTTGAAACTCTTCGATAAAATCACGCATTTGCTCTAATACTGCATCGAGTTTCTTTTGTAAATCTTTCAATGGGATTTCCTCCTTTTAGTTGCCAAATGTCTTTCTTTGCATTTTAACACATTCCATCATTAACCAATTAAGGGGAACATGTTATAATCATAAAAATAGACTGGTAGTATGCATAACGGGCACAAAAATAACGGATGGGAGCGATCTGTCATGTCACAACATACGAATGAACAGACAATACAGCAAGCCAACACGGAATTTTTGAAAGCACTTCGCTATTTGGATTATGGCAAGGTAACACAAGGGGAACAATGTCTCAAACAAGCCACCCATTTAGCAAATCTGGTGGATGACCATCTCACATTTATTCGAGCCGCCATTTGCTATGGAGAGTTGCTATGGCATGCTGAAAAATATGATGCCTCCGATCATTGGTTACAGCTTGCACTAGATCGATTGCCCACAGTACAGCAAGATATAAATGGTTTACTAGATGTGGATGTGCAACGAGCTCGATCCCTACTAAACCATAGACGACACCCATCATAAGGAGCAAGCAATCATGAAATTACTTATTAGACGTCCAAACCAATCGGACATCCAGGCGTTACACCAATTCTTTTCTCTTGTCATTCAAGATACTTTTGCAAAAGAAGGCATTGCCGAGCTAGTGGACGATCAACAGCATGAATGGAAAACGAAAAAACAGTATGTAGCAATGGATTTAGAGAGCCAGGGCGAAAAAAGATTTTTCTGGTTAGCTTTGAGCGAAGAAACCGATGAAATAATAGGCACTATCGAATATGGTGAAGCCAACGAAATCATCCAACAAACGATCAAAGAAGATCTATCCCAATGTCCAGAAATCGGTACCATATTTGTTCATCCGAACTATCAAAATCGTGGTATTGGCACCATGCTATTAGAGAAAATGCTAATGACGTTAAAAAATCGAAGGGTTCTTGGTTTTTGTTTAGATAGTGGGTATAAACAAGCCCAAATCATCTGGCAGAAAAAATTTGGCCAGCCAGATTTTGTCCTTGAAAACTATTGGGGAACAAATAATCACCATATGATTTGGAAACGAACATTGCCATTTCGACTAAAGGAGTAAAAAATGTCCTATCAGATTCTACCAGAACTACATGTAAACAGATTTTATGTCAATAACATGCTCTATGCATACAATGTAAAACACTTTCCAAAAGATTTATAAGGTCGATATTAGGAAATACACACACTAATGGTAGACGAAAAGCTTTATAGTTTAGGGCATGGATCTAACCATTGATAACAATTGAACAAATTGCAATGGATACTCAGTGTGATTTCATTAAAGTTGACACAATTAGCTTTCAAGCGTTAACATTTTATGAAAATCATCATTATGAAATATATGGGACTCTTGATCGCGTGGGAAGAGGCTTTAAACATTATTAAAAAAAAGACATTAGGATAGATTTTAAATAAACCATTACGATGGGTCAGTATCTTTATTGGTAAGTAATAAAGAGATTATTAATGCCAATACTTATTATGTTTGGAGGGAAATGAAATGTTAAAATTCATTGATGATTTAGCCGGTGCGGTTTTCGATGTTTTTATGTTGTTTTGTTATTTCTTTGCAGGCGTAATAATTGTAGGAGTCCCCATTTTTTTATTGGCTAAGTTTTTTCTATTGTTTTACTAAATTCCAAAAACAGGTGTCACTAAAAAAGGAATCACTCAAAATAGTGATTCCTTTTTTTGGTTGGTTGCTGGCAATCAATAGTACTATGATAAACTTTTGGAATTATTTCGTTACCACTTCCATGTGCAATTATGAATGGAACATAATATTCTGTTCATACACAGCAGAAAAGTTACCATTTCTTTCATCAACAATTCTTCTATACGTTATCTAAAAAGACGCATAAATTAAGGGGTCACTACCATACCGAACTCATTTTACTCAAGCTGCCTAAGGAAATAACCATGTCTAACTTTTAGGGGTCACTTCAATTATGGAGTGGTCTTTTTACGAATTATTAAAGCTTTCGTTTGCCATCCATGTAACGCAAAATCAACACTACATCCCAAAAATGCAATATTTTTTTACGTTCTTTCATTGGAGTTTAACAACACCTCTTTCTTTATGTACGGCTGTCTGAAAAACAAAAATAGCGGTAATGCCAATGATAAACCAACTGTAAACAAAGTTAATAGACATATCCACTTTTCTTTAATGTTATATTTTCTTGACTCATTGAACATAAAGATTATAAAAACAAAGCATGAAATAAAAAAGTCAACAGCGAAGAAGGTGGATATTGAGTTTGTAAATAATAAATCTATTAATAACCCTAAATCAAATCCGTTTTCTTTCAAGAATTTCACCAAAAAATAATACGGAAATACTGTGCCGATAATCGCAAATAATAAGTACACTTTTCTCATTTAAAATTAATTCCCCTCTCTATGATTTTCACAAATATTATACTTCTTAATGAAACTCTTTTAGTTTAATAATACCTATAAATAATTAATTTTAATAAATATTTCCATTTGTCATTCCAGCCAATTTTCTAACTAGGGTTTATCATGCACTATTGATTGTGGATGGCTATCACGTTCATTCAACCAGTTATAGAAAGGTACTGGACGTTCATTAGCAGGAGTTTCTTCTATAGACAGGGATTTACTTTGCTTCATATTAGAACGCTCGACAGCCTTGTTATATGCGCCTGTGAATACGGCTCTTAATGTGCTTGTAACTGTCAGAATACCCTCTTTAATATCCATAGCGATTTTAAATAGCACGTTCTTAGCTTTTATAAATTCATCCAAAGAATTTACTTGTGCAGCGAATACAACCTTGTGTAGTTCTTGCTAGATTTGTTGAAAATGAATGAACTACTAAAGATGAAACAGCGAAAGCTGATAAAATCTTCTTTGATACCATAATAAATGCTTTTTTTCTTTTTATTCTTAATATGCTAATTAATTACATCTTAACATTTAAGATATTAATATAAAAACTATATATTTCAAGAGAATATTGTAAAATTATTTCTAATACTGAGAAAAGGTGGATTGATTATGAATTCAATATATAAACCATTAATTTTAGCGGTGGTAGTAGGGTTATACGTATATATAGCCAGTAAAAGTGAAAATAATCTGATACTAAATTTTGTCATACTTTATATTATAATTACAATAGTTTATTTATTATTTAGAAAAATTGAAAAGAAAAGAAAAAGAGTAAGGAGAAGATAACTTAATTAAAAGTAGGAGATTCGAGACTCTGTGAAAACTGAAAAAAAGCAGCTGATAGTAGCCAAAACAAAAAATGCCCAGGTACTCAATAAAAACGAGTATCTCGGCATTATTATTAACTATGCTAATTGAAAGTGGACAACCCACAAAAACTGTTCAGAAAAGATTAGGACACAGCAGATCCGCAATTACTGAAGACCGCTATGTCCATTTAACACAGAAGATGGCAAGAGATGCTGCCGATATTTTTAATTCCATCGCTAAAGATTTATAAATTGCTGGCACAATTTAAATGCGGTGCAAATCGGTGACAATCTCCACCCAACTGATACAAAATAATTTGATTAAACCCTTATAAACGCTGTTACATCAATGTTACTTCGAATCATCCATCTTCAGCACAGCCATGAATGCCTCTTGAGGGACTTCGACTGAGCCTACTTGTTTCATACGTTTTTTACCTTCTTTTTGTTTATCAAGAAGTTTTCGTTTACGAGAAATATCTCCACCGTAACATTTCGCTAATACGTTTTTACGGATGGCTTTAATTGTTGAACGTGCCACGATTTTTTGTCCAACTGCTGCTTGAATTGGTACTTCAAATTGTTGACGTGGGATTAATTCTTTTAATTTTTCTACGATGATTTTGCCACGATCATAGGCAAAATCACGGTGTACGATGAAGCTTAATGCATCGACTTGCTCACCATTTAGTAAAATATCCATCTTCACTAATTTCGATGGCTGGTAACCAATAAGTTCATAGTCGAATGATGCATAGCCCTTTGTATTTGATTTTAAATAGTCAAAGAAATCATAGACAATTTCGGATAATGGCATTTCATAAATAATACTTACACGTGATGTATCAATATAGTCCATCGTCATGAAATTACCACGCTTCATTTGACAAAGTTCCATAACCGCTCCCACATAATCATTTGGTACCATGATTGTTGCTTTCACATAGGGTTCCTCAACACGATCAATTTTTTGCGGGTCGGGCATAAAGGATGGATTATCGACTTTAAGTTCAGAACCATCTGTCATATGGACCTTGTAAATTACGGAAGGTGCTGTTGTAATTAAGTCGATATTAAATTCACGCTCAATACGCTCTTGAATAATTTCCATATGTAGTAATCCTAAGAATCCACAGCGGAAACCAAAACCAAGTGCTTGCGATGTCTCTGGCTCATATTGTAGAGCAGAGTCATTTAACTCTAGCTTTTCTAACGCTTCACGTAAATCATTATATTTGGCTGTATCAATTGGATACAAACCACAGTAAACCATTGGGTTCAAGCGACGATAACCAGCTAATGGCTCAGTTGCAGGACGATTCGCATAGGTTACAGTGTCCCCTACACGTGTGTCACCTACATTTTTGATAGATGCTGTTAAATAACCTACATCACCCACTGTTAATTCAGCCTGTGGCACAACCTTTGGTGTATGTACCCCAACTTCAATAACCTCGAATTCTGCACCTGTTGCCATCATGCGAATTTTATCGCCAGGCTTGACAGTACCATTGATGACACGAATCGAAATGATAACACCTTTATAGGCATCGTAAACCGAGTCAAAAATTAAAGCTTGTAGTGGCGCGTCTGGATCACCTGTTGGCGCTGGTACCTTCTCTACGATTTGCTCCAGAATATCCTCGATACCAATACCTGCTTTTGCAGAAGCTAAAACTGCTTCAGAAGCATCTAATCCGATTACATCTTCTACTTCTTGACGTACACGCTCAGGGTCAGCTGCAGGTAAATCAATTTTATTTATTACAGGTAAAATTTCTAAGTCATTGTCAAGTGCTAAGTAAACATTTGCTAGTGTTTGTGCTTCAATACCTTGAGCTGCGTCCACAACTAAAATGGCACCCTCACAAGCAGCTAAACTACGTGATACTTCATATGTGAAATCGACGTGCCCTGGTGTGTCGATTAAATGGAATGTATACACTTCGCCGTCTTTTGCTTCGTACTTTAATTGAACTGCATTTAACTTAATTGTTATGCCTCGCTCACGCTCTAAATCCATTGAGTCGAGGAGCTGTGCCTTCATCTCACGGGAAGTTAAAGATTTTGTTTGCTCTAAAATACGGTCAGCAAGCGTTGATTTCCCATGGTCAATATGTGCAATAATAGAGAAATTTCGTATATTCTCTTGTCGTTTTAAACGTGCTTCTCGGTTCATCTTTTCCACTCCTAATTAAACTATAATGAATTATACTATGAACGTTATGCAAAGTACAACAGCAACTAGACTAGAAAGCCTATAATATCAATACTTTCAGTGTTTCATGTCGTTTTTAAATTTTACAGTATTAAGTATATAAATACAGAGAAATCAACTGTGGAAGCACACGATGTGTAACAGTTTAGATGGAAATGCGTCTACTGGACAAGAGGAGGAATTGCGTTGAAAAAATTCATAGTAGGATGGTTGGTGCTTCTTGTCTTAGCTGGATGTGGCACAACAAAAGACCATGTAAACAGTAAAGAGACGGCCACAATTGAAGGATATGTGACAGCCGCTCAAGCAAGCAGCTTTCTCGTTGTAAGCAATGAACCTGTCCCTTCAAATGATTCCAACACACAATTTGTAGATGCACTATGGGTAACAACAACCAAAACGTTAGAAATAGGGGATTATGTTCAAGTATGGGCGGATACGATTGATGAATCTTACCCTGGTCAAACAAAGACAGAGAAGATTGAGGTTTTACCCACAACTGTGAAAAGCACGCTTTCTACAAAAGATATCATCATCCATGTAGCAAAAAAACTTGAACACAATCCCCTTATTACAAACATAAACTATGATAGTAAAAAGAAAGAATGGACATTGTACTATTTTCCACGTACTGAAGGAACAGATCAATTGGTCCAGCTTACTATACAGGATCGACAACCAATAGAATAAATATAGGCAGAGCGAATAGTCTGAAGGTCAACTGTTTTGAAATCGTAACTCTCCAAGAAAAGATGTCAGATATAGAAAAAGTCAGCTACGCAGGTAAAACTGTGTATACTGACTTTTTCTTTATTTTAATTGTTTAAGGATTGTTGAATGAGCTTTGTTAAAACTTCTACCCCTTTTTTCTCTAAATGTACTCCGTCAGGGGCAAAGTATTCAGGGTGATTGATTGCAGCTGCATGCCAGTCAATTAGTGTGATTCGCTCATGTTCCTGTGCTTTTTGCAGTAAAGCTTCATTCACTTTTGCTTCCCATGAACGCGGCACACGTGTATTCACTAAATAAATATCGGCATTTGAAAATGCTCCAAGGAGTGTA encodes:
- a CDS encoding SMI1/KNR4 family protein, whose amino-acid sequence is MKDLQKKLDAVLEQMRDFIEEFQERESAYPMVFHHQAEEDISHFMDSGWSLPAEYVYFLRHYVIERVTWATGDYINLKIYGARDLIRGQDGYNYNPVTDEAIVDWPHDYLVIATDEGDPYCLDLTRGDTAIFTATHGTGSWHFSMAYDNLILFLESVLIPPGLEDMLPVESSVAYYELTITGEGKDKLKTLLLLKKLLSYDYSQARKALEQPPLVIYRGIEAGALKLEAELQHIRADFQKKKISLAEFIG
- a CDS encoding GNAT family N-acetyltransferase; the protein is MKLLIRRPNQSDIQALHQFFSLVIQDTFAKEGIAELVDDQQHEWKTKKQYVAMDLESQGEKRFFWLALSEETDEIIGTIEYGEANEIIQQTIKEDLSQCPEIGTIFVHPNYQNRGIGTMLLEKMLMTLKNRRVLGFCLDSGYKQAQIIWQKKFGQPDFVLENYWGTNNHHMIWKRTLPFRLKE
- a CDS encoding DUF2834 domain-containing protein, with the protein product MRKVYLLFAIIGTVFPYYFLVKFLKENGFDLGLLIDLLFTNSISTFFAVDFFISCFVFIIFMFNESRKYNIKEKWICLLTLFTVGLSLALPLFLFFRQPYIKKEVLLNSNERT
- the lepA gene encoding translation elongation factor 4, with the protein product MNREARLKRQENIRNFSIIAHIDHGKSTLADRILEQTKSLTSREMKAQLLDSMDLERERGITIKLNAVQLKYEAKDGEVYTFHLIDTPGHVDFTYEVSRSLAACEGAILVVDAAQGIEAQTLANVYLALDNDLEILPVINKIDLPAADPERVRQEVEDVIGLDASEAVLASAKAGIGIEDILEQIVEKVPAPTGDPDAPLQALIFDSVYDAYKGVIISIRVINGTVKPGDKIRMMATGAEFEVIEVGVHTPKVVPQAELTVGDVGYLTASIKNVGDTRVGDTVTYANRPATEPLAGYRRLNPMVYCGLYPIDTAKYNDLREALEKLELNDSALQYEPETSQALGFGFRCGFLGLLHMEIIQERIEREFNIDLITTAPSVIYKVHMTDGSELKVDNPSFMPDPQKIDRVEEPYVKATIMVPNDYVGAVMELCQMKRGNFMTMDYIDTSRVSIIYEMPLSEIVYDFFDYLKSNTKGYASFDYELIGYQPSKLVKMDILLNGEQVDALSFIVHRDFAYDRGKIIVEKLKELIPRQQFEVPIQAAVGQKIVARSTIKAIRKNVLAKCYGGDISRKRKLLDKQKEGKKRMKQVGSVEVPQEAFMAVLKMDDSK
- a CDS encoding DUF3221 domain-containing protein, encoding MKKFIVGWLVLLVLAGCGTTKDHVNSKETATIEGYVTAAQASSFLVVSNEPVPSNDSNTQFVDALWVTTTKTLEIGDYVQVWADTIDESYPGQTKTEKIEVLPTTVKSTLSTKDIIIHVAKKLEHNPLITNINYDSKKKEWTLYYFPRTEGTDQLVQLTIQDRQPIE